A region of the Sinorhizobium arboris LMG 14919 genome:
CGGCCGTGCCCGCCCCGAACTCCTTGCAGATTACGGCCCCTACAGCCTCACGCCCTTCACCGGCGACACGTTGTTCGAAAGCTTTCCGTCGGGACATTCCACGGCGGCCGGCGCCTTCTTCGGCGCCTTCGCGATGGTGATGCCGCAGCTTCGGCCGCTGTTTCTGCTGCTGGCCCTGCTTGTCGGCATCTCGCGCGTCGTCGTCGGCGCCCATTATCCGAGCGATGTGGCCTCCGGCCTGCTGCTCGGCCTCTGGGTCGCGCTGATGATGGCTTTCGTCTTTGCCCGGCAGGGCTGGCTGTTCAAGCGCGGTGCGGCCGGCTGGCCCGTGCTGAGGCGTGCGGAGTCCGAAACCGAATAGACGAGCCCAGATAAAAAGCCGGCGCGGAAGCCGCGCCGGAGTCAGGAGAGCTGTTGAAGCGGAATGGGAAGCACGCTCCCCATCCCGCTCCCGTCCGCCGGCTCAATCCATCGTGTGGATGTCCCGGTCCTTCGTCTC
Encoded here:
- a CDS encoding phosphatase PAP2 family protein, whose protein sequence is MNRPLSLTVWIWLMTVVLVVAFIPFDPHLSEWAQGLPEEIVGFNRAITDFGTFAWMIYGSALLLLIAFVVRRSSARDTLRQRARAARNLSAYFLLTIGTASTLVHGLKFLIGRARPELLADYGPYSLTPFTGDTLFESFPSGHSTAAGAFFGAFAMVMPQLRPLFLLLALLVGISRVVVGAHYPSDVASGLLLGLWVALMMAFVFARQGWLFKRGAAGWPVLRRAESETE